The Elephas maximus indicus isolate mEleMax1 chromosome 11, mEleMax1 primary haplotype, whole genome shotgun sequence genome contains the following window.
caaatgagcaattgatggtctgttccaaagtcggcccctgtcctttttgtgattgatgatattgagcttctccatcatctctttccagatgtagttgatttgattcctgtgcattccatctggcgaggtccatgtgtatagtcaccatttatgttgttgaaaaaggatatttgcaatgaaggcaaaattcttgcaaaattctatcacatgttCTCAGGCactatttctatcatcaaggccatattttccaactaccgatccttcttctttgtttccaactttcacatttcaaccaccggtaattatcaatgcatcttgattccatgttcaatcaatttcagacaatagaagtttgtaaaaacttcaatttcttcatctttggcctcagtggttggtgcataaatttgaataatagtcttattaactggtcttccttgtaggtgtatggatattaccctatcactgacagcattgtacttcaggatagatcttgaaatgttctttttgaggatgaatgcaacgccatttctcttcagtttgtcattccccaCATAGTAGatcgtatgattgtccaattcagaatgcctaataccagtccatttcagctcactactgcctagaatatcaatattatgcattccatttcattttttatgatttccaatttttctagagtcACACatcgtacattccactttccaattattaatggaagtttgcagctgtttcttctcattttgagtcatgtcacatcagcaaatgaaggtcccaaaggcttgATTCCAACCAtgtcgttaaggttgactctactttgaggaggcagctccttccccgtcatcttttgagcgccttccaacctgagggactcctCTTCCAACACTATGTCCGACAAtgctctgctgttattcataaggtttttactggctaattccatttagaagtagactgccgggtccttcttcttagtccgtCTCGGTCTGGAAGCtagctgagacctgtccaccatgggtgaccctgctgatatttgaataccagtagcatagcttccagcgtcacagcaacacacaggccaccacagtacgacaaactgacagacacgtgggggccttCTTCTGTGCAGTCATCTGAAATTAGGGAAGGAGTGCTGATTCAGAGTGGCATGTAGTAAATACTGTCTAAAGATTTTGTTGTTAATGTCTTCTCAGACATTCCAGAGATCCTGCACTCACTCCTTGTGTTAGCGACAGAAATATCCCCTTTTATTCCCTGATTCCCTCCCACGGTACCTATcattgattgaattatgtccctgaaaaatgtgtgtcagctcgGCTAGGccgtggttcccagtattgtgcaattgtccatcattttgtcacctgatgtgattttcctatgtgttgtaaatcctatctctacgatgttaatgggatgggattagcagcagttacgttaatgaggcaggactcaatctaacaAGATGAGGTTGGTCTTAAGcctatctcttttaagatataaaagagagaagagagcagagagacatgacgGACCTCTTGGCACCAAaaaaaagtagtgccaggagcatagtgtgtcctttggacctggtgtccctgcaccaagaagctccttaaccagggaagattgatgacaaggaccttcctccagagctgacagagggagaaagccttcccctggagctggcaccctgaatttggacttctagcctcctaggctgtgagggaataagtttctgtttgttaaagccatccacttgtggtatttctgttacagcagcactagatgactaagacagtatcccGTGCCCATCTCGGTTATGTCCACTTCCTCTTTTCCCACTTAAGCAAGAACCACATCCTGTTAAGTTTGCAGAGGTTTTAATGACCAATTGTGGAGGAGGCATCAGGAAGAATCTTTTCATTAGCGAGCTCTGGGAACGTAATAATCATGTAGATCGAGGGAGCTCCTGGACAGTGGGGAATGCTGCCACTTCCTCTCTAGGAGATATCCACCGAAGACAGGGAGATATCTCTCCacacctgcaccatcttcacagacCCTGGCGGCAGTCGGTGGGCAAAGCTGCAATAGTGTTGGCCATTTACGATTACCTGCAAGAAGGAAAATGTTGCAGAAAGACATTACAGGTCGTCCCCAACTTACAATGGGGTTTCATTCCGACCACTCCATCGTAAATCAGTTGtgttaaatacctttttttaaaatttttcattattattgcctttcattATCAGTATCTCTTTAAATCTGATCTTTGCCTTTGGGGATTggcctgagaatgataacatcagcaaattacctgctgcaacactgtatgtagtacatatcacTAACGATAAGACGcacaaagagaaaagagaatggCGGTACATGTGGTTTGTTGTAATTCGAATgtggtaagtcagggactacctgtataccgCCGAGCTGGCTTTCAGTCCTCCTTTCCACATCTGCCCTAGTCCACAGACTTTCCACCTGGAAAACTCCTAATCACATTTCAAAGCCCAGCAAACATGGTCTTTTTTTACACACGGCCTTTTCAGACTATTGCAGACAGTTTCTCAGCCTGTGTTCTGTGTCTCACTCATTCCTCCAGTGAGGTTCTACACTCTATACAGTACTGCACAGTCTGTATTTCCTCAGCTTCCCCTCCAGCCTGGAAGTTCTACATGACCGGGGACTGTGTCTCTTGAATCTCTGAACGCCTGAATCTTCCACAGGTCCTGTCATAggctaagtgctcagtaaatgtccaTTGAATGCTTTGGTCTCCGTTTACAGAGCTTTACTGCTACATACCGTGGAAGACCTTGGTTTTTCTTCTGAGTTAATTTGGGTGGTGGTGGGAAAGCATGAAACCCAAGTATTCCCAAAGAGGTAGAATACTACAGATGGTTGAAAACaaggaaattattttaaacagcTTATAACCATGTGAAAAACGCCCCACCTCACTCTTACCAAAACAATCATCCTTTTAAACAGATCCAAGTTTGTAAATATGCTTTCTATGTAGGACTATGGAGAAAAAGTCATTTTTTAGGGGTCGATTTGCCATTATGTCTCACAATTATAATTacgagggaagattgatgacaaggaccttcctccagaggtgacagagggagaaagccttcccctggagctggtaccctgcatttggacttctggcctcctagactgtgagggaatgtttctgtttgttaaagccgtccacttgtcgtatttctgttacagcagcactagatgactgagacaagtACCCCATGCCCATCTCGGTTATGTCCACTTCCACTTTCCAACCAGTTACTCCATTTCTGCGAAATTATTCTCCAGTGTAAGATATTGCCAGGTTAATGATGACAATAATGTTGTGTAACAAGttattccagcatcatttgtaaCAGCAAACTGTTGAAAACAGTCTAAATACCCATAAATAAGAACAAgttaaattatttttggtacatcttTCTAGTGGTGTATCAAGTCATGATTGAAAAATTAGGCAACACCATAGCTTGATCTCCATCACAACATACTGTTTGACAGCAAATGAGCACAGTCCCTAAGGTGTAATGCACAGAGATACATTTATCAGGGCTTTTttaagcatatatatacatatatatgcaacacgttttatatatatatatatatatccctggtggcacagtggttaagaacttcgctgtcaaccaaaaggtcagctgttcaaatctaccagctgctccttggaaaccctatggggcggctctactctgtcctatagggtggctatgagtcagaattgacttgatgacaatgggtttggttttcgtatatacatatatatacacacacacacatacatatgtatgttgtgtgtgtatgtgtatatatgtgtgcatgtgtatatatgtgtgcatgtgtatgagcgtatgtgtgtatatgtgtatgggtgtatatatgtgtatgtgtatatatgtgtgtgtatatgtgtatgggtgtatgggtgtgtatgtatgtgtgtgtatatgtgtgtgtgtatatatgtgtatgggtgtgtgtgtgtatatgtgtatgggtgtgtgtgtgtatatgtgtatgggtgtgtgtgtgtatatgtgtatgggtgtgtgtgtgtgtatgtatgtgtgcgtgtatgtatatgtgtatgggtgtatatatgtgtgtgtatatgtatatgtgtgtatatgtgtgtgtatgtgtatgggtgtatatatgtgtgtgtgtatgtgtatgtgtgtatatataaaaaaattttttttttttttgtatatacagatgtcaccttgaggactaaggtgcgcctgacccaatccacggtgttttcaattacatcatatgcttgtgaaagctggacaacgaataatgaagactgaagaagaattgacacctttgaattgtggtgttggagaagaatattgattataccatggactgccaaaagaacgaacaaatctgtcttggaagaagtacaaccagaatgctccctagaagcaagaatggcaagactacatctcacatactttggacattgtcatggattgaattgtgtcccctcaaaatatctggcAACTTGGCTATGtcctgattcccttgtatgattgtctaccattttatcttcccatgtgattttcctatacgttgtaaatcctatcactctgaagtaataagatggattagcggcagttatactgatgaggtctacaagattaggtggtgtcttaagccaatcccttttgagatataaaagagggaagggagcagagagagacaTGAGAacttcataccactaagaaagcagcacggggagcagagtacatcctttggacccggggtccctgtgcctgagaagctcctcgaccaggggaaaattgatgacagggaccttcctccaaagccgacagagagaaaaagccttcccctggagctgaagccctgaagttggacttctagcctactaaacagtgagataaaaaatgtctttttgttaaggccatccacttgaggtatttctgttatagcagcactagataactaagacagacacattatcaggagggatcagtccctggagaaggtcatcatacttggtaaagtacagggtcaacaaaaaagaggaagaccctcaacgagatggattgacacagtggctgcaaaaataggctcaagcataacaacaactgtgaggatggtgcaggaccagcagtctttcgttctgctgtgcatgtggtcactatgagtcggaactaactcgatgacacctagcaacaactacAACCTATATGTATgggtatatatgtacatgtgtgtatgtgtgcgtgtgtgtatatgtatttgtgtgtgtgtatgcataaacATAGATTATTTCTGGAAAGAGAGTGAAGAAACTAGTAACAGTTGTTGTCCAGGGGAGGAGATTTGGGGTTCAGGAATGAGTGGCAAGGGGAAGACTTAATTTTGGACTAATTAACATTATTTTATTCATATACACATGTTAACCATTTAGCTGTATAAAATTTAAACAACAGTGTAGGTAGAAATGATAGCTCTGGGTGAAGACAGAGGAATTCTCCACCTTGGGGAAATGGCATGTAAGCCAACCATCAAACCTGGGCAGATCTGGGGAAAGGAGACAGGGTGGCAGAACAGGCCGAGGGGCTCTGTGACTGGGAACCAGGGAGCAGTAGTTATTGAGAGGGAACCCGACGGCCTCCTGGGGCCAGATCAGGGGGCTGCATCCCCTCTAAGAGCCCTGAGAGGCCAGGTAGTGGAGTCACGGGCACACCCACCTGGTACTCATTTTGTAGCACCAAGAAGCGCAGGTCAAAGTGTTGGCCATCTGAAAAGAGCATGTGGGAGACCGCCACCTCACGCTTCCAGCCCCCGGCCTGAAGACTGTTCATCACCACCCGATGGCCAAAGTAGACTCAGAAGTGGAAGGCAATGTCTGACTTCTCGCTGGTCCCAGTGTGGAAATCCACCTGCATTTGCGGGTCCTTGCTGAAGGGCAAAACACATGGCACATTGGGCAGGTCCTTCATCACCCCCCCACACACtcagcacacacagacacatcctTCTCATCTCCTCCCCAGGTGGAAGAGAGGCCTTCCTGGGTGACACTGTGGCCCTGTTCTCTATGGGGCTGCTTCAGCTCATCCTGCCAGGGCAGCGAGCTGCTCTGTGCCTCATCCCAAGACTAACATTGAGCAGCACCCTCTGACCAGGGCTCTGACTGTTTGTCCCCTGAAAACTCTATGCCTCAAGATAAAACCCACAGCCCCCATCCCCTGAGTGGCCCCTGTGCCCGGACTCCAGCCCTGCCCACAGTCCAGCAGCTGCAGGGTTAATGCCTGGCACTGTAGGGTCTTCAGCGCCAGTGCTGCAATGTGCCACCGTCATGCTGACTAAACACTAACATCACTTATACTTGGGGTGATCCCCAAGCACTAATTTTCTCACATCTCCTTTACCCCCATCCATGGCCTAGAGAATCCTCACCTGAAAGAGACGGCAGGTTTCCCCCTGATTGTCACCGAAGAACCAATAGACAAAGACAGATGCAGAGTGTATGGAACCTACAGTGAGGTACACAAGCGGGACGAGAGAAGCAAGGGCGGGTGTGGTCCCCCCTAAATCTTGCCTAGGGGCACACCAGAATAGAGAGCCAGGACAAACTCTGAGGGacactctctcctctcctctacaCTCAGGTCCCTGCATTTGTGAAGAGACATGGGAAGGGGGTGAAGAGTTCAGAGCAAGGATTTCAGAGCTACATTCCCTTGTTCAAGTCTACCTCTTCCTAGCCCTGAGACCCTAGACCCATTACGTGAGTGCTCGGTATCCTCATGCTCTGGGAGATTTATGAGATTCCCACTTCACAGAGTGTTCTCAGGACCCGCTGAGCTGGTATAAGTAAAACCTTTGGCGTGATCATTGGCATGAACAGAGTCTACACAGGGGTTACCCATCAGGACCCTCCAGTCATTTTCTACACTCTGAGACTGTGAAAGCAAGACTTGAGAATTTAAAAGTATGAAAGTTCACTCCAATGAAAAACAACACATGTTTCAATAAAGAAAGGGGATAAAGAACAGCTAAAGACACCCCTGCGTGGGGGAATGTATTGGCATCAAACATTTTCAAGGGCGACTATGTCCTTTCGAGAATATGTGCAAGTTATTGATAACACAGCCCCCGAACCTGCCCGAGCAGAGGGTGTGGGACAGGACAGTGATGGGAAAGCAGCTACAAGTGGTTGACCAGTATCTGCTATAAGCTCTGTGTGCACCAGTCTAGCCTCAGTCATTGGCTTCAATTTCCTGAAATCACATCCCTCAACTGTCTTCCCCCGGAGCCAGGATCTGCTCACCCTCCTTCTGAagcatgaagggaaggacaagccCAGGGCAGGTTATCATGGGCTGAATTGTCCCCGCAAAATAAGTGTTGAAatcttaacctctgtacctgtaaatatggccctgtttagggtttttcttttgttaagttaatgaggccatatcagagtagggtgggccataaacctaatcacttctgagttataagaagtGGGGAATGGACCCAGGTGGAAGACAGGCTCCGAGGACCACCAGCAGAGACCAGAAACAACTGGGACAGAGGCTCACTGACAGAATTGACACGGCCAAGATTCTCGTTTGGACTTTCatcctccaggactgtgagaaaatatatttctgttctttcaaactatccacttgtggttatttttgttacagcagcaccaggtgactaagacaggtggggAGGGACCTGAGGCAGTGGAGGGGAGGCAGAGGTCACTGTGCAGATGGGGGCCCCTCTGCAGTCTGGGGTCATCTCCCCCCACCTTTCTTGCACAGCTTCCTCATTGGACTCTCACATCCTCTTCTCATCAATGGCCCCTCCACTGGACAGGGAACTGTCTTGGTTGTTCTTGTAGGAGATC
Protein-coding sequences here:
- the LOC126085583 gene encoding LOW QUALITY PROTEIN: galectin-10-like (The sequence of the model RefSeq protein was modified relative to this genomic sequence to represent the inferred CDS: substituted 1 base at 1 genomic stop codon), which encodes MPGQQVPYTLHLSLSIGSSVTIRGKPAVSFSKDPQMQVDFHTGTSEKSDIAFHFXVYFGHRVVMNSLQAGGWKREVAVSHMLFSDGQHFDLRFLVLQNEYQVIVNGQHYCSFAHRLPPGSVKMVQVWRDISLSSVDIS